A window of Mycolicibacterium fluoranthenivorans contains these coding sequences:
- the recB gene encoding exodeoxyribonuclease V subunit beta: MKAFDLLGPLPVPQSTTVLEASAGTGKTFALAGLVTRMVAEGVAALDQMLLITFSRSASQELRERVRAQIVSALAAIDDPERAANELERHICATDRQARRLRLHDALAGFDAATIATTHQFCHIVLKSLGVAGDSDSGVTLVESLDELVVEIVDDLYLAHFGMQRDDPVLGYRAALKLAREVVNHPATELRPVDPEPDSYAAVCLAFARDVLAELEIRKRRSGILGYDDLLTRLAAALDQPDSAARVRMPQRWPIVMVDEFQDTDPVQWQVIERAFTGRSTLVLIGDPKQAIYAFRGGDIDTYLRAADTAGDKQTLGTNWRSDAALVDRLQVVLGGAQLGGPGIVVHPVHAHHQGHRLAGAPRNDPFRLRVVTRGNSHTRTMQIDRLRSHIGKDLAADIGALLASAATFDGAAVQARHIAVIVETHKDARACFDALSEAGIPAVYTGDTDVFGSEAAADWLCLLEAFDQPHRPGLVRAAATTAFFGETAETLAARGDALTDRVAETLRAWAGHARERGVAAVLEAAQLAGMGSRVLSRQGGERLMTDLAHMTQLLQDTAHNEGFGLPALRDWLRTQSSGGGGTAERNRRLDSDSAAVQIMTVWVSKGLQYPIVYLPFAFNRYTPDPDPVLYHEDSVRCLHLGGAAPAVVAAGKAEAAANDSRLTYVALTRAQSQVVAWWAPSYYEPNGGLSRLLRGRAPGTAEVPDVCVPAKISDTDALARLRAWADAGGPVLEESEIAPFTPAPVTAPATDLSVRHFHRIIDTTWRRTSYSGLLRAAEDSRTAGVSSEPEVVELDDEIPDIALTSPPAGADTPSPMADLPTGATFGSLVHAVLETADPFAADLAAELQAQVAVHASRWPVPATAGEIATALVPLHDTPLGPLAPGKTLRQIGLPDRLCELDFEFPLAGADHTLADVGALVGRHLPAADPLACYAERLSTGTLGRQSLRGYLSGSIDVVLRVPAGGHTKYVVVDYKTNWLGTADAPLTAADYTRQRMVEAMLHSDYPLQALLYSVVLHRYLRWRLPGYAPETHLGGVIYLFVRGMCGPATPVTDGHPCGVFSWAPPPVLVTELSALLEGA, translated from the coding sequence GTGAAGGCCTTCGACCTGCTCGGTCCGCTGCCGGTACCGCAATCGACGACGGTGCTGGAAGCCAGCGCGGGCACCGGCAAGACGTTCGCACTGGCCGGTCTGGTCACCAGGATGGTCGCCGAAGGCGTGGCCGCACTCGATCAGATGCTGCTGATCACGTTCAGTCGGTCGGCCAGCCAGGAGTTGCGCGAGCGGGTGCGCGCCCAGATCGTCAGCGCGCTGGCGGCCATCGACGATCCGGAGCGGGCCGCCAACGAGTTGGAACGGCACATCTGCGCCACCGATCGGCAGGCGCGGCGCCTGCGCCTGCACGACGCGCTGGCCGGTTTCGACGCCGCGACCATCGCCACCACCCACCAGTTCTGCCATATCGTGCTGAAATCCCTCGGGGTGGCCGGGGACAGCGACAGCGGTGTGACGCTGGTGGAGAGCCTCGACGAGCTGGTGGTCGAGATCGTCGACGACCTGTATCTGGCGCATTTCGGCATGCAGCGCGACGACCCGGTGCTCGGGTACCGCGCAGCGCTGAAGCTGGCCCGGGAAGTGGTCAACCACCCCGCGACAGAGCTGCGACCGGTCGATCCGGAGCCTGATTCGTACGCGGCGGTGTGCCTGGCCTTTGCGCGGGATGTGCTGGCCGAATTGGAGATCCGTAAGCGGCGCAGCGGAATTCTGGGCTATGACGATCTGCTGACCCGGCTGGCTGCCGCACTCGACCAACCCGATTCCGCCGCGCGGGTGCGGATGCCGCAGCGCTGGCCGATCGTCATGGTCGACGAATTCCAGGACACCGATCCCGTCCAATGGCAGGTGATCGAGCGGGCCTTCACCGGGCGCTCGACGCTCGTACTGATCGGCGATCCCAAGCAGGCGATCTACGCGTTCCGCGGCGGCGATATCGACACCTATCTGCGGGCGGCCGACACCGCGGGTGACAAGCAGACACTGGGCACCAACTGGCGCAGCGACGCCGCTCTGGTGGATCGGCTGCAGGTGGTGCTCGGCGGCGCGCAATTGGGTGGCCCGGGAATCGTCGTGCACCCGGTACACGCCCACCATCAGGGACACCGACTGGCCGGCGCACCCCGCAATGATCCGTTCCGGCTGCGGGTCGTCACGCGCGGCAATTCCCATACCCGCACCATGCAGATCGACCGTCTACGCAGCCATATCGGCAAGGATCTCGCCGCCGATATCGGCGCCCTGCTGGCCAGTGCGGCCACCTTCGACGGAGCCGCCGTGCAAGCCCGTCACATCGCGGTGATCGTCGAAACCCACAAGGACGCCAGGGCATGCTTCGACGCCTTGTCCGAGGCCGGGATCCCCGCGGTCTACACCGGTGACACCGACGTGTTCGGTTCCGAGGCCGCAGCGGACTGGCTGTGCCTGCTGGAGGCCTTCGACCAGCCGCACCGCCCGGGTCTGGTGCGCGCCGCGGCGACCACCGCGTTCTTCGGTGAGACCGCGGAAACCCTTGCCGCGCGCGGGGACGCGTTGACCGACCGGGTGGCCGAGACCCTGCGCGCCTGGGCCGGACACGCGCGGGAACGCGGGGTCGCCGCGGTGCTCGAGGCCGCACAGTTGGCGGGGATGGGCAGCCGGGTGTTGTCCCGTCAAGGGGGCGAGCGGCTGATGACCGACCTCGCGCATATGACGCAACTGCTCCAGGACACCGCGCACAACGAGGGATTCGGGCTGCCCGCACTGCGCGACTGGTTGCGCACCCAGAGTTCCGGCGGCGGCGGCACGGCCGAACGTAATCGGCGCCTCGACAGCGATTCGGCCGCGGTGCAGATCATGACGGTGTGGGTGTCCAAGGGACTGCAGTACCCGATCGTGTATCTGCCCTTCGCCTTCAACCGCTACACACCCGACCCGGATCCCGTCCTCTACCACGAAGATTCGGTGCGCTGCCTCCACCTGGGCGGGGCGGCGCCCGCGGTGGTAGCGGCGGGTAAGGCCGAGGCGGCCGCCAACGACAGCCGGTTGACGTATGTGGCGCTGACCCGGGCCCAGTCACAGGTGGTGGCCTGGTGGGCACCGTCGTACTACGAGCCCAACGGTGGCCTGTCGCGGTTGTTGCGCGGGCGGGCACCAGGGACGGCCGAGGTGCCGGACGTGTGTGTGCCGGCCAAGATCTCCGATACCGACGCGTTGGCCCGCCTCCGGGCATGGGCGGACGCGGGCGGGCCGGTACTGGAGGAGTCGGAGATCGCGCCGTTCACCCCCGCCCCGGTGACGGCACCGGCCACGGACCTGTCGGTGCGCCACTTCCACCGGATCATCGATACGACGTGGCGGCGCACATCGTATTCGGGACTGTTGCGGGCCGCCGAGGATTCCCGGACCGCGGGTGTCTCCAGTGAGCCCGAGGTGGTCGAACTGGACGACGAGATCCCCGACATCGCATTGACCTCCCCTCCGGCGGGCGCCGATACGCCGTCTCCGATGGCCGATCTGCCCACCGGCGCCACCTTCGGTTCGCTGGTACACGCCGTCCTGGAGACCGCGGACCCCTTCGCCGCGGACCTCGCGGCGGAGTTGCAGGCCCAGGTGGCGGTCCATGCGTCCCGGTGGCCGGTGCCCGCCACCGCCGGTGAGATCGCGACCGCCCTGGTGCCGCTGCACGACACCCCGCTGGGTCCGCTCGCGCCGGGAAAGACGTTGCGGCAGATCGGTTTGCCAGATCGGCTGTGCGAGCTGGATTTCGAGTTCCCGCTGGCGGGTGCGGATCACACGCTGGCCGACGTCGGCGCCCTGGTGGGCCGCCACCTGCCTGCCGCTGACCCACTGGCCTGTTACGCCGAACGGTTGTCGACGGGGACGTTGGGCCGGCAATCCTTGCGCGGGTACCTCTCCGGATCCATCGACGTGGTGCTGCGGGTGCCCGCCGGCGGGCATACGAAATATGTTGTGGTCGACTACAAGACGAACTGGCTGGGCACCGCCGACGCGCCGCTGACCGCCGCCGACTACACCAGGCAGCGCATGGTCGAGGCGATGCTGCATTCCGACTATCCCCTGCAGGCGCTGTTGTACAGCGTGGTGCTGCACCGCTATCTGAGGTGGCGGCTTCCCGGGTATGCACCCGAAACCCACCTGGGCGGGGTGATCTACCTGTTCGTGCGGGGAATGTGCGGCCCCGCCACACCGGTGACCGACGGCCACCCCTGTGGGGTGTTCAGCTGGGCTCCGCCACCGGTTTTGGTGACCGAACTGTCGGCACTGCTGGAGGGCGCGTGA